In Thalassotalea sp. Sam97, a single window of DNA contains:
- a CDS encoding CoA-acylating methylmalonate-semialdehyde dehydrogenase: MSIRQIPLIIGGEKVISQSDTWLDVLNPATQEVVAKVPMATMDEVNAAIANAKQAFADWRKTPLTKRMRIMMKFQQLLEQHTNEIATLITEEHGKTLPDAEGEVGRALEAVENACAITRLQLGEIANNAATGVDVYTLNQPLGVGVGITAFNFPVMLPAFMFPAAIACGNTFVLKPSEQDPSATMLMVELALQAGVPAGVLNVVHGGADVVNRLCEHQDVKAVSFIGSTHVGTHVYNHASQHGKRAQCMMGAKNHMVIMPDANKDRAINDLLGSAFGAAGQRCMANPVTILVGEARQWLDEIAERAKKMTVDVGTNRNADLGPVISPQAKQRIINLLNSGVEQGARLLVDGRDVIVPGYEKGNFVGPTMFAGVTTEMDIYKQEIFGPALCILEAETLEQAIDIINANPHGNGTSIFTSSGYAAHKFENDIDVGQVGINVPIPVPVAYFSFTGSRASKLGDLGPNGKQVTQFWTQTKTVTARWFEPSHDDGESVHTTISLK, encoded by the coding sequence ATGAGCATTCGTCAAATACCTTTGATCATTGGTGGGGAAAAAGTTATCTCTCAATCCGACACATGGTTAGATGTGTTAAACCCGGCAACCCAAGAGGTTGTTGCCAAAGTCCCTATGGCGACAATGGATGAAGTTAATGCCGCGATTGCAAACGCTAAACAGGCCTTTGCAGACTGGCGCAAGACCCCGTTAACCAAACGCATGCGAATTATGATGAAGTTTCAGCAACTGTTGGAGCAACATACCAATGAGATTGCCACCTTGATCACTGAAGAGCATGGCAAAACCTTACCTGATGCAGAAGGCGAAGTGGGTCGAGCATTAGAGGCCGTGGAAAATGCTTGTGCAATTACCCGCCTGCAACTTGGTGAAATAGCCAATAATGCGGCAACCGGTGTCGATGTATATACTCTTAACCAACCATTAGGTGTTGGTGTCGGTATTACTGCGTTTAACTTCCCAGTGATGTTACCCGCCTTTATGTTCCCTGCAGCGATAGCCTGTGGCAACACCTTTGTACTGAAACCGTCCGAGCAAGATCCCTCTGCAACCATGTTAATGGTTGAACTCGCATTACAAGCCGGGGTACCGGCTGGAGTGCTTAACGTCGTCCATGGTGGTGCTGACGTTGTTAACCGTTTATGTGAGCATCAGGATGTGAAAGCAGTATCATTTATTGGTTCAACCCATGTAGGTACTCATGTTTATAATCATGCCAGCCAACATGGTAAGCGAGCACAATGTATGATGGGTGCTAAAAACCACATGGTGATCATGCCAGATGCAAATAAAGATCGAGCTATTAATGACTTGCTAGGCTCTGCATTTGGTGCCGCTGGCCAACGTTGTATGGCAAATCCTGTGACTATCTTAGTAGGTGAAGCACGCCAATGGCTAGATGAAATTGCAGAGCGTGCCAAGAAGATGACTGTCGATGTTGGCACCAATCGTAACGCCGATCTTGGCCCTGTAATTTCTCCACAAGCCAAACAACGCATCATTAACCTGCTTAACTCCGGCGTTGAGCAAGGCGCGAGATTGCTCGTTGATGGTCGTGATGTCATCGTTCCTGGCTATGAGAAAGGTAACTTTGTTGGCCCAACGATGTTTGCGGGCGTGACCACGGAGATGGACATTTACAAGCAAGAAATATTTGGTCCAGCATTGTGTATTTTAGAAGCCGAGACTCTAGAGCAAGCGATTGACATCATCAATGCCAACCCACATGGCAATGGCACCTCTATTTTCACTTCATCAGGTTATGCCGCGCATAAATTTGAAAACGACATAGATGTTGGTCAAGTAGGTATCAACGTACCGATCCCTGTACCGGTAGCTTATTTTTCATTTACCGGATCGCGTGCCTCAAAATTAGGTGATTTAGGTCCAAATGGTAAGCAGGTAACCCAATTTTGGACCCAAACCAAAACAGTTACAGCAAGATGGTTTGAGCCATCACATGACGATGGCGAGAGTGTGCACACCACGATCAGCCTAAAGTAA
- a CDS encoding YqaE/Pmp3 family membrane protein: MNKLLLIVLAILLPPVAVFLNNGVGKHLLLNIILCLFFYIPGIIHALWLVTQ; the protein is encoded by the coding sequence ATGAATAAGTTGCTGTTAATTGTCCTAGCGATTTTATTACCCCCGGTAGCCGTATTTTTAAATAACGGTGTTGGTAAGCATTTATTGTTAAATATCATATTGTGTTTGTTTTTTTATATCCCAGGTATTATTCATGCTTTATGGCTCGTGACTCAATAA
- a CDS encoding diguanylate cyclase — translation MFLSQSFKQQLRPLRFVLLLSLAGFIINLFPLPLFSNIHLLLGNVAYVIVAMRFGVLYSLLAAFIVSTAFVISLDSPFGYLLFGLEAIFLACLRRRGWYVLYADIAYWLLLGMPLTLLLLEFVIDVPQQFVWFATVKQGFNGLIYACLAGLIVQFFPKTFALSYRQQPKIQRAFRQQLVYVTILAITLSVVTTSIFVSHNVIDSQHDMLEASIEEHNNSVHRSVVEMLEKHQLAVIHGAQTLAQMNANEGVAVTRYLQQLHRQYPQFVSMALTDNLGDISVSSPLGLRQQAAQRGQLNMAFRSYYQQAMSTEKAIMSEALQGQGFGSDAIVTFSHAYQFKDHLSHSGIVQGAIKLPTIANMVPKSTNANIAIVITDHLNNVAYASSHLNISPLTNFSYLEKRDLTFDDTGLFDILIDGETIAKEYFLRHSELPNRWHVYVLLDSATVLESVEKEYFLIFNLLFLAFLISASLAHKISIQVTRPIHFILKQVHQFEEDKEREFSPLYNNSAKEIITLYDEIKQAKTQLLSYQHELEDKVEARTQELALANDKLQKLAQLDGLTKLYNRRYFNNTFALFQKIAVRNNNDLALVLIDLDHFKKINDNYGHVAGDKCLQYVADLLKQEFSRETDLIARFGGEEFVLLINAISEVHLKRKLEKLRVDIEQACIMDGQQSLSVTASFGAILAPAKINDALEQWLKIADQALYHAKANGRNQVQLTHIRTNNGQFLQADSEEVLNANMCSTATID, via the coding sequence TTGTTTTTAAGTCAAAGTTTTAAACAGCAGTTGCGGCCACTTCGGTTTGTACTGTTGTTATCACTGGCAGGTTTTATTATTAACCTGTTTCCATTGCCGCTATTCTCAAACATTCACTTACTGCTGGGTAACGTTGCTTACGTTATCGTTGCTATGCGTTTTGGCGTGCTGTATAGCCTACTTGCGGCCTTTATTGTTTCAACAGCGTTTGTTATTTCCTTAGATAGCCCTTTTGGCTATTTATTATTTGGCTTAGAAGCCATATTTCTCGCTTGCTTGCGACGACGTGGCTGGTATGTACTGTACGCCGATATTGCCTACTGGCTATTGTTAGGTATGCCATTAACTTTACTGTTGCTTGAATTTGTCATTGACGTACCGCAGCAATTTGTTTGGTTTGCAACGGTAAAGCAGGGCTTTAATGGCTTAATTTATGCCTGTCTTGCCGGGCTTATAGTGCAATTTTTTCCGAAGACCTTTGCTCTGAGTTATCGCCAGCAACCTAAAATTCAAAGGGCATTTCGTCAACAACTGGTGTACGTCACGATTCTTGCCATTACCTTATCCGTGGTCACCACATCAATATTTGTCAGTCACAATGTTATTGATAGTCAACATGATATGCTAGAAGCAAGCATTGAAGAGCACAATAACTCCGTTCACCGTTCAGTTGTCGAAATGCTTGAAAAACATCAGTTAGCGGTGATTCATGGGGCACAGACATTGGCGCAGATGAATGCAAACGAAGGTGTTGCTGTGACGCGTTATTTACAACAGTTACACCGACAGTATCCACAATTTGTATCGATGGCATTAACCGATAATTTAGGGGATATTAGCGTCTCAAGTCCACTTGGTTTGCGCCAACAAGCGGCTCAACGAGGTCAGTTAAATATGGCATTTCGCTCTTATTATCAGCAGGCCATGAGTACTGAAAAGGCAATTATGTCTGAGGCACTGCAAGGGCAGGGGTTTGGTTCAGATGCTATCGTCACCTTCTCTCATGCGTATCAATTCAAAGATCATCTTAGTCATAGCGGTATTGTGCAAGGGGCGATTAAATTACCAACCATCGCCAATATGGTTCCTAAATCTACTAATGCCAATATAGCGATCGTTATCACTGACCATTTAAATAATGTCGCTTACGCAAGCTCACATCTCAACATTTCGCCTTTGACAAACTTTAGTTATTTAGAAAAACGTGATTTAACTTTTGATGATACGGGGTTGTTTGATATTTTAATCGATGGTGAAACCATCGCCAAAGAGTACTTTTTGCGTCATTCTGAGTTACCAAATCGTTGGCATGTCTATGTACTGCTCGATTCAGCGACTGTATTGGAATCTGTTGAAAAAGAGTATTTCTTGATCTTTAACTTATTATTTTTAGCGTTTTTGATATCAGCAAGTTTGGCGCACAAAATCAGTATTCAAGTTACCCGGCCGATTCACTTTATTCTTAAGCAGGTGCATCAATTTGAGGAGGATAAGGAACGCGAATTTTCTCCTTTGTATAACAATTCTGCTAAAGAGATAATCACCCTTTATGATGAAATTAAACAGGCTAAGACACAGTTATTAAGCTATCAACATGAACTCGAAGATAAGGTTGAAGCGCGCACTCAAGAGTTGGCTTTAGCCAATGATAAGCTACAAAAACTAGCTCAGCTTGATGGCTTAACCAAGCTATATAATCGTCGTTATTTCAATAATACTTTTGCGTTATTTCAAAAAATTGCTGTGCGCAATAATAATGACTTGGCGCTTGTGTTAATCGATCTTGATCATTTTAAGAAAATAAATGATAACTATGGTCATGTTGCTGGTGATAAGTGTTTGCAATATGTCGCAGATTTGTTGAAGCAGGAATTTAGTCGAGAAACCGATCTAATCGCCCGTTTTGGTGGTGAAGAGTTTGTGTTACTGATTAATGCAATTAGCGAAGTGCATCTAAAACGCAAACTCGAGAAGTTGCGGGTCGATATTGAACAGGCGTGCATTATGGATGGTCAACAATCGTTATCCGTGACGGCAAGTTTTGGTGCGATATTGGCACCAGCTAAGATCAATGATGCACTAGAACAATGGTTAAAAATTGCCGATCAAGCGTTATACCATGCTAAAGCGAATGGCCGTAACCAAGTGCAATTGACGCATATCCGAACTAATAACGGACAATTTTTGCAGGCTGACAGTGAAGAGGTGTTGAATGCAAATATGTGTAGCACAGCCACTATAGACTAG
- a CDS encoding EF-hand domain-containing protein: MQLSQWVDELFEIFDEDKDGVINRSEFVELIDCLLQEKGIRMCESIFLKFDKNHDNAISKEELTEMIIDLAL; this comes from the coding sequence ATGCAGTTATCTCAATGGGTCGATGAATTATTTGAAATTTTTGATGAAGATAAAGACGGTGTAATTAATCGCTCTGAATTCGTCGAGTTAATCGATTGTTTGCTTCAAGAAAAAGGCATCCGCATGTGTGAAAGCATTTTTCTAAAATTTGATAAAAATCATGACAATGCGATCTCTAAAGAAGAATTAACTGAAATGATTATTGATTTAGCGCTGTAA
- a CDS encoding amidohydrolase family protein produces the protein MSLNKFTAKRSVLAATLGLMLTSAPALASADEKQENKQWSVNEPMGDFYDVNIKVDNGTWMNVDISPDGKTIVFDLLGDIYTMPVSGGKATALTQDIAWQMQPTFSPDGKYIAFTSDQGGGDNIWVMNADGSNPVQVTKETFRLVNSPAWSPDGEFLVARKHYTGTRSLGAGEVWMYHKSGGNGMMLTKRPNQQKDLGEPAFSPDGRYVYFSQDATPGKTFHYSKDSEKGIYKIKRYDLETGDIDVILSGRGGAIRPTPSADGKKLAYVSRVDFQSTLFVYDLETGEKTAVYDKLDRDMQETWAIHGVYPTMAWTPDNDAIIFWAGGKINKLDLDSGDSQVIDFAVETTKKMQPAVRFTQNIDVDKFDVKMLRDVEISPDGKRVVFEALGHIYTRDLPNGKPKRLTRQSDYFELNPSFSRDGKHIVFATWNDQKQGNIRVVSAKTGRGDNLLTEPGKYIEPTFSPDGKTVVFRKIRGGYITSPQFGLNPGIYQVSSDGGEAQLITENGKQPQFADRNDRIYVMRRGEMPELARIDLDGKNEQTLYTGKYATEFRVAPNGKYLAFAERFKVFVTPLTERGDVIHIGPDAKNIPVHKLSARAGENISWNAQSDTLYWSLGPELYQAGLGKMFDIGYASDTDVEPSVTNLGFNHDVDAPDGVIALVGGKVVTMEGDEVIENGVVLVEGKHIKAVGTRDEVSIPSSAKVIDVAGKTIVPGFIDAHAHGAQGSSEIIPQQNWVNYATLSLGVTTIHDPSNDTTEVFAASELQKAGDIVAPRIFSTGTILYGASMPGYTSHVDNLDDARFHVERLKKVGAFTVKSYNQPRRNQRQQVIQAAREMEMMVVPEGGSLLQHNLTMVADGHTSLEHSISTAKIYDDIRQFWQQSQTAYVPTLVVAYGGISGEHYWYDKTEVWKHPILSKYVPADILAPRSMRRTTAPEHHYNHINVAKVAKEMQDMDVKVAIGAHGQREGLGAHWEMWMFAQGGMSAHQALQTATIDSAKHLGLDANIGSLKAGKLADIVVIDGDVLADIRQSDKVSQVMLNGRLYDTSTMNEVGNDNTKRQPFYFE, from the coding sequence ATGTCTTTGAACAAGTTCACCGCTAAGCGTAGCGTGTTAGCTGCCACGCTTGGGTTAATGCTAACTAGCGCACCGGCGTTGGCAAGCGCCGACGAAAAACAAGAAAACAAACAATGGTCTGTAAATGAGCCAATGGGCGACTTCTACGACGTAAACATCAAGGTTGATAACGGTACCTGGATGAACGTTGACATCTCACCGGATGGTAAAACCATCGTATTTGACTTACTTGGTGATATTTACACCATGCCGGTTTCTGGTGGTAAGGCAACAGCGCTAACTCAAGATATTGCCTGGCAAATGCAGCCGACGTTTTCGCCTGATGGTAAATACATTGCGTTCACATCCGATCAAGGTGGTGGTGATAACATTTGGGTAATGAATGCCGATGGCTCGAACCCAGTGCAAGTAACCAAAGAAACGTTTCGTTTGGTGAATTCACCTGCTTGGAGCCCTGATGGTGAATTTCTTGTTGCTCGTAAGCACTATACTGGTACTCGCTCACTAGGTGCTGGTGAGGTATGGATGTACCACAAGTCTGGTGGTAATGGCATGATGTTGACTAAACGTCCTAATCAACAAAAAGATTTAGGCGAACCAGCGTTTTCACCTGATGGCCGTTATGTTTATTTTTCTCAAGATGCGACACCAGGCAAAACCTTTCACTACTCAAAAGACAGTGAAAAGGGTATTTATAAAATCAAGCGTTACGATTTAGAGACAGGTGACATTGACGTTATTTTATCTGGTCGTGGCGGGGCCATCCGCCCGACACCATCTGCGGATGGTAAAAAGCTTGCGTATGTATCTCGCGTTGATTTTCAATCGACCTTATTTGTTTATGACTTAGAAACTGGTGAGAAAACGGCCGTTTATGACAAGCTCGATCGTGACATGCAAGAGACATGGGCGATTCACGGTGTTTATCCGACTATGGCATGGACGCCAGACAATGACGCCATTATTTTTTGGGCCGGCGGTAAAATCAACAAGTTAGATCTTGACAGTGGTGACAGCCAAGTGATCGACTTTGCCGTTGAAACGACTAAAAAGATGCAGCCTGCAGTGCGTTTTACCCAGAATATCGATGTTGATAAGTTTGATGTGAAAATGCTACGTGACGTGGAGATATCACCCGACGGTAAGCGTGTTGTATTTGAAGCTTTAGGTCATATATACACTCGCGATTTGCCAAACGGCAAGCCAAAGCGTTTGACTCGCCAAAGCGATTACTTTGAGCTAAACCCGAGCTTTTCACGTGATGGCAAGCATATCGTTTTTGCCACATGGAACGATCAAAAGCAAGGCAATATCCGTGTGGTATCGGCAAAAACCGGTCGCGGTGACAACTTACTTACCGAGCCTGGTAAGTACATTGAACCAACGTTTTCACCCGATGGCAAAACCGTGGTGTTCCGTAAAATCCGCGGTGGTTATATCACATCTCCACAGTTTGGTTTAAACCCAGGTATCTACCAAGTATCAAGTGATGGCGGTGAGGCTCAGTTGATCACTGAAAATGGTAAGCAACCGCAATTTGCTGATCGTAATGACCGAATTTATGTCATGCGTCGTGGTGAAATGCCTGAGCTAGCACGCATTGATCTCGATGGCAAAAACGAACAAACCCTATATACCGGTAAGTACGCGACTGAGTTTCGTGTTGCGCCTAATGGCAAGTATTTAGCGTTTGCTGAGCGTTTTAAGGTATTTGTCACGCCTCTGACCGAGCGCGGTGATGTGATTCATATTGGCCCTGACGCCAAAAACATACCTGTTCACAAATTATCGGCACGTGCAGGCGAGAACATCAGTTGGAATGCACAGTCTGATACCTTGTATTGGAGCCTAGGTCCAGAGCTTTATCAAGCAGGCCTTGGTAAGATGTTTGATATCGGCTATGCCAGCGATACTGATGTTGAACCAAGCGTAACGAACTTAGGCTTTAACCATGATGTGGATGCACCTGACGGGGTTATCGCATTAGTTGGTGGTAAGGTAGTTACCATGGAAGGTGATGAAGTTATCGAAAATGGTGTGGTACTGGTTGAAGGTAAGCACATTAAAGCGGTTGGTACGCGCGATGAGGTAAGTATTCCATCAAGTGCGAAGGTTATCGACGTAGCTGGTAAAACCATTGTTCCTGGCTTTATCGATGCCCATGCCCATGGCGCTCAAGGTAGCAGTGAAATTATTCCTCAACAAAACTGGGTGAACTACGCCACCTTATCACTGGGGGTGACCACGATCCACGATCCGTCTAATGATACTACGGAAGTCTTTGCCGCATCCGAGCTACAAAAAGCGGGCGATATTGTGGCGCCACGTATCTTCTCGACAGGTACCATTTTATATGGTGCATCGATGCCGGGTTACACATCACACGTTGACAACTTAGATGATGCTCGTTTTCACGTGGAGCGTTTGAAGAAAGTTGGTGCATTTACCGTTAAATCGTATAACCAACCGCGTCGTAATCAGCGTCAACAGGTAATCCAAGCGGCTCGTGAAATGGAAATGATGGTGGTACCAGAGGGTGGCTCATTATTGCAGCATAACTTAACCATGGTTGCTGATGGTCATACGTCACTTGAGCACTCTATCTCTACTGCGAAAATTTATGATGATATTCGTCAATTCTGGCAACAGTCGCAAACGGCTTATGTACCAACCTTAGTGGTTGCTTACGGTGGTATTTCGGGCGAGCACTACTGGTATGATAAAACTGAAGTTTGGAAGCACCCAATTTTAAGTAAGTACGTACCAGCAGATATCTTGGCACCGCGCTCAATGCGCAGAACAACGGCGCCAGAGCATCATTACAATCATATTAACGTTGCAAAAGTCGCTAAAGAAATGCAAGACATGGATGTTAAGGTTGCGATTGGCGCACACGGTCAGCGTGAAGGTTTAGGTGCACATTGGGAAATGTGGATGTTTGCTCAAGGTGGCATGAGTGCTCATCAAGCGTTACAAACAGCGACGATAGACTCGGCAAAACACTTAGGACTTGATGCCAATATTGGCTCTCTTAAAGCGGGTAAGTTAGCGGATATCGTTGTTATTGATGGTGACGTGTTAGCAGATATTCGTCAGTCAGACAAAGTGTCACAGGTAATGCTTAATGGCCGTTTATACGATACCAGCACCATGAATGAGGTGGGTAACGACAATACAAAGCGTCAGCCTTTTTACTTTGAATAA
- a CDS encoding flavin prenyltransferase UbiX: MFKGKITLAITGASGSAYALRLLECLVAAQYQVYVLISSAARVVLDTEVGLKVPANPDAASAFFIERYQAQPEQIRVFGKEQWFSPVASGSAAPKKMLVCPCSTGTLAAISQGMSDNLIERAADVVIKERGQLILVPRETPFSTIHLANMHSLSQMGVTIMPAAPGFYHNPESIEDLIDFMVGRMLDHLGIDQDIMPRWGYTK, from the coding sequence TTGTTTAAAGGCAAAATCACCTTAGCAATAACCGGTGCATCAGGTAGTGCTTATGCATTACGGTTATTAGAATGTTTGGTTGCGGCACAATATCAAGTGTATGTATTAATTTCTTCTGCAGCGCGTGTTGTCTTAGATACCGAAGTAGGATTGAAAGTACCCGCAAATCCAGATGCGGCAAGTGCATTCTTTATCGAGCGTTATCAAGCTCAGCCTGAACAAATTCGGGTGTTTGGTAAAGAGCAGTGGTTTTCTCCTGTCGCATCAGGTTCTGCGGCGCCGAAAAAAATGCTGGTTTGTCCGTGTTCAACAGGCACCTTAGCGGCAATTAGCCAAGGCATGAGTGATAACTTAATTGAACGCGCCGCTGATGTGGTGATAAAAGAGCGTGGCCAATTGATTTTGGTACCTCGCGAAACGCCTTTTTCTACCATTCACCTTGCCAACATGCATAGTTTATCGCAAATGGGCGTTACCATAATGCCGGCCGCACCGGGTTTTTATCACAACCCTGAATCGATTGAAGATTTAATTGATTTTATGGTGGGACGCATGCTCGATCATTTAGGTATCGACCAAGACATTATGCCTCGCTGGGGGTACACTAAATAG
- the mpl gene encoding UDP-N-acetylmuramate:L-alanyl-gamma-D-glutamyl-meso-diaminopimelate ligase produces MSQHIHILGICGTFMGGIAAIAKQLGFRVSGSDANVYPPMSTQLEQLGIELKQGYKVEHLDDLPDMVIIGNAMSRGNPMVEYVMERNIAYTSGPEWLLQNVLKDRWVLAVAGTHGKTTTTSMLAWILEYAKLNPGFLIGGVPQNFGCSARLGDSPFFVIEADEYDTAFFDKRSKFVHYRPHTLVLNNLEFDHADIFDSLKDIQRQFHHLMRTVPGNGLVLVPNDDTALNDMLAMGCWTPLERSHNANGWQARKLTDDGSAFDVFFAGDLQGTVRWDLIGDFNMDNAVMAIAAARHAGVPSHIGCQALMEFVNTKRRQELRGEVSGIRVYDDFAHHPTAIQKNLAAFRSKIGKQRLIAVLEPRSNTMKSGVHRDTLAPSLDDADVVFLYQDEDVTWSVAELVDECRGEAYFNDDVDDLVEQVANFVRPDDHVVVMSNGGFGSFHTKLLDKLTKLRG; encoded by the coding sequence ATGAGTCAGCATATCCATATTCTTGGTATTTGCGGCACATTTATGGGCGGTATCGCGGCCATTGCCAAACAACTTGGTTTTCGGGTGTCGGGTAGCGATGCTAATGTATACCCACCAATGAGTACCCAGCTTGAGCAACTTGGTATTGAGCTCAAGCAAGGCTACAAAGTGGAACACTTAGATGACTTGCCGGATATGGTTATTATCGGTAATGCGATGTCACGCGGTAACCCTATGGTGGAATATGTGATGGAGCGCAATATCGCCTATACATCAGGCCCTGAGTGGTTGTTACAAAATGTGCTTAAAGATCGTTGGGTTCTCGCGGTTGCTGGTACGCATGGTAAAACGACGACCACATCGATGCTGGCTTGGATCTTAGAATACGCTAAGCTTAATCCGGGTTTTTTAATTGGCGGTGTACCGCAAAATTTTGGTTGTTCGGCAAGGCTGGGGGACAGCCCTTTTTTTGTCATTGAAGCCGATGAATACGACACCGCATTTTTTGATAAGCGATCTAAATTTGTCCATTACCGACCGCACACCTTAGTGCTTAACAACCTTGAATTTGATCATGCTGATATCTTTGATTCACTCAAAGATATTCAAAGGCAATTTCATCATTTAATGCGCACCGTGCCCGGCAATGGCTTGGTGTTGGTGCCAAATGATGACACAGCATTAAATGATATGCTCGCTATGGGGTGTTGGACGCCACTTGAGCGCAGTCACAATGCCAACGGTTGGCAGGCGCGGAAGCTCACAGACGATGGCAGCGCTTTCGATGTGTTTTTTGCTGGCGATTTGCAAGGCACGGTGCGTTGGGATTTGATTGGCGATTTTAATATGGATAATGCCGTGATGGCGATAGCTGCTGCACGTCATGCTGGTGTGCCAAGCCATATCGGCTGCCAAGCGTTGATGGAATTTGTTAATACCAAGCGTCGTCAAGAGCTGCGTGGCGAAGTGAGTGGCATTCGTGTTTACGACGATTTTGCCCACCACCCCACGGCAATACAAAAAAACCTTGCGGCTTTTCGCAGTAAAATAGGCAAACAGCGACTTATTGCTGTTCTAGAGCCTCGCTCAAATACCATGAAATCTGGCGTGCATCGTGATACGCTTGCGCCGAGCTTAGATGACGCCGATGTGGTGTTTTTATATCAAGATGAAGATGTCACTTGGTCGGTTGCTGAATTAGTCGACGAGTGTCGTGGTGAAGCCTACTTTAACGACGATGTCGATGACTTGGTGGAGCAGGTGGCTAACTTTGTCCGTCCAGACGATCATGTGGTCGTAATGAGTAATGGTGGCTTTGGCAGCTTTCATACTAAGCTTTTGGATAAGTTAACAAAATTAAGAGGTTAA